CTGATCGTCAAGACCCTGAAGAAGGGTGACGGCGAGAAGATCACCGCAACGTCGACCCCTCGACTCGCGTACACCGGCGTGCTCTGGAACACCGGAGAGGTGTTCGATTCGACGTGGCAGAAGGGCTCTCCGGTGACCCTTGCGATGGACAAGGTCGTCAAGGGCTTCTCGGAGGCGCTCGAGGGCCAGACCGTCGGTTCGCAGGTGCTCGTCGTCATCCCGCCGAAGCTCGGATACGGTGACAAGGCGTCGGGGTCCGTCCCGGCCAAGTCGACGCTTGTGTTCGTCATCGACGTCCTCGGGATCGACACGAGCGAGGACGCCGGTACCACGACACAGTGAGTCCCCGCGGGGCCGCGCGGCGGTCTCGCACCTAGGATTGCGATGTGTCCACCGATCCGATCCGCAGCGCCCCCGAGGAACGGCTCGTCAACCTCGTCGTCGCACTGTTGGCGACCGAGCAGGGGCTGACGAAGGACACGATCCTCTCGTCCGTGTCCGGCTACCGCGAGCAGGGTGCCGCCGGTGCGTCGAAGGATGCGCTCGAGAAGATGTTCGAACGCGACAAGGACAGCCTTCGATCTCTCGGCGTCCCCATCGAGACGATCGGCGACTACGCCGACCCGGACGATCTGCGCGAAGCGCGGTATCGCGTTCCCACATCGGAGTACGCGCTCCCCGTCGACATCGACTTCACCCCTGCGGAGATCGCCGTGCTGAACCTCGCCAGCGGGGTCTGGGGCGAGAGTTCGATGTCGGCGTCGGCCCGCAGCGGTCTCCGCAAGATCAGTGCGCTCGGCATCGAGGTCGACGCGCCCATCATCGGATATGCCCCGCGGATCAGTCTCCGCGAACCCTCCTTCGCCCCGCTGCAGCGTGCGATCGAACAGGGCCGGGTCGTCGAGTTCGACTACATCAAGGGCGGGTCGGATGCCGCGCATCGCCGCCGCCTGCAGCCGTGGGCGCTCGTCGAGTACGAAGGACGTTGGCACGTCTACGGGTTCGATCTCCTGCAGGACGCCGAACGCACCTTCCTGCTCTCGCGGGTCTCATCCGACGTGGTCGTGACGCGTGCTTCCTTCGACCTGTCGCTGCGCGACGGCGCGGGAGACAAGGCGATCACCGGGTTGACCGCCCTCGCCGGGCGTCAGCGCGGTCGGCTGCAGGTCGAGCCCGGCACCGAGGCGGCGCTTCGTCTGCACCGTCGCGCGATCACGGCGGATGACACGGGATGCCTGGTGCCCTACGTCGACGCCCAGATCTTCGCCGATGAGCTGGCTTCCTACGGTCCCGAGGTCCGTGTCATCGAGCCCCCGGTCCTCGTCGATCTGGTGGTGACGCGTCTGCGCCGCGCGCGCGAGCTCCATGACGAGGTGGCATCGTGAGCGCGCAGCCGCTGGTCGCGACCGACCGAGCGTCGCTCATCCTTCAACTCGTGCCCTATCTGATCTCTAAGGGCGAGGTCACCGTTGCTGAGGCCGCGCGGGACTTCGACGTCGCGCCGGACGAGATGCGTTCGATGGTCGAGAAGCTGACGGTGATCGGGCTTCCCGGCGACGGCGGCTTCTGGCAGATGGCGAACGATCTCTTCGACATCGACTGGGATCTGCTCGACGAGCAGGACACGATCTCCATCACGAATGCCGTCGCGCTCGAGCGGACCCCGCGGCTCACCGCCCGCGAGGCGGCAGCCCTCCTCGCCGGCCTGCAGCTTGCGGCGAGCCTCCCCGGCGTCGGCGACAGCGGTGTGGTTCAGGGACTCCTCGCGAAGCTCGCCTCCGGTGCCTCCAGCGCCCCCGCCGAGGTGATCGTCGCGACCTCCGGCGTCGACGATGTGCGGACGACGGTCGCCGAGGCCGTGCAGCGAGGTGTTGCGGTGTCGTTCGAGTATCGGGCTCCCGATGCGCCGGTGACGACGCGCACCGTGGACCCGGTCAAGGTCCACATCGCCGACGGGCAGTGGTACCTCCAGGGGTGGTGCCATCTCCGTCAGGCCGTCCGGACGTTCCATCTCGACCGGGTGTCGGACGTCGTCCTGAGCGAGATCGCCAGCACCCACGGAGCCGACGCGCTGCCGGGCCTGTTCGAGCCGACCGAGACGGACGTCGTCGTCGAGCTCCGCTGCCGCAAGGACGTGGTTCCGCTGCTGGGAGAGTTCGCCGCGCGCGCGGTCGTCCATGGCAAGGGGGAGTACCGCACGGTGAAGCTCCGCGTCGGCGACGAGCGCAGTCTCAAACGACTTGCCGCGCGTCTCGGCGGAGACGTCGAGATCGTCACACCGCAGCCCGCTCGCGAGGCAGCGCGCGCGTGGGCCGAGGCGGGGCTCGCCCTGTACACCTGAGGGTCCCCGTCCACCTGGGGCGGTTAGACTGACGTGAAACCCCGACCCAAGGAGCTTTTCATGGGCTTGCAAGGATGGCACCTTCTCATCGTTCTGGCGGTGATCCTGCTTCTGTTCGGTGCAGCGAAGTTGCCCGCACTGGCGAAGAGCGTCGGTCAGTCCGCCCGCGTCTTCAAGGGTGAGATGAAAGCGATGAAGGAAGAGGACGGACCGGCCGAGACGCCGGCCCATCAGCAGCCGCAGGCTCCCACTTCCGTCACCGGTCTGACGCCCCCGCCGGCGCAGGGCTCATCGCAGGGCCCCACCAGCTCCAGCTGAATCGGTGACCACCACCGAACGGGACGCCGCGACAGGCGACGCCCCTCTCCGGGACAAGCGGATGTCGCTTGGCGACCATCTCCGTGAGTTCCGCAAGCGGCTCATCATCGCCGCGATCGCTCTGGTCGTGGGGATGGTCGTCTCCTTTGCGCTGGGAGATGCGATTATCTGGGCGATCACGGAGCCCATCCGCATCGTGGCCGAACGTCGAGGCGACGAGAACGCCGTCACCCTCATGTTCGCGACCGTCACGTCCGCCTTCGACTTGCGTGTCCGCATCGCCTTTGCGGTCGGCGTGTTGATCTCCGCTCCCGTGTGGCTCTGGCAGATCTGGGCGTTCCTCATGCCGGGGCTCACCCGCAAGGAGGTTCGCTACACGATCGGATTCGTCGCCGCGGCGGTCCCGCTGTTCTTCGCCGGGGCGTTCACCGGATGGCTCATCCTGCCGCACCTGGTCGAGCTGATGGCCGGCTTCACGCCCAACGGTGCGTCGAACTTCTACGACGCGAAGTACTACTAC
This DNA window, taken from Microbacterium sp. MM2322, encodes the following:
- a CDS encoding WYL domain-containing protein, with the protein product MSTDPIRSAPEERLVNLVVALLATEQGLTKDTILSSVSGYREQGAAGASKDALEKMFERDKDSLRSLGVPIETIGDYADPDDLREARYRVPTSEYALPVDIDFTPAEIAVLNLASGVWGESSMSASARSGLRKISALGIEVDAPIIGYAPRISLREPSFAPLQRAIEQGRVVEFDYIKGGSDAAHRRRLQPWALVEYEGRWHVYGFDLLQDAERTFLLSRVSSDVVVTRASFDLSLRDGAGDKAITGLTALAGRQRGRLQVEPGTEAALRLHRRAITADDTGCLVPYVDAQIFADELASYGPEVRVIEPPVLVDLVVTRLRRARELHDEVAS
- a CDS encoding WYL domain-containing protein, which produces MSAQPLVATDRASLILQLVPYLISKGEVTVAEAARDFDVAPDEMRSMVEKLTVIGLPGDGGFWQMANDLFDIDWDLLDEQDTISITNAVALERTPRLTAREAAALLAGLQLAASLPGVGDSGVVQGLLAKLASGASSAPAEVIVATSGVDDVRTTVAEAVQRGVAVSFEYRAPDAPVTTRTVDPVKVHIADGQWYLQGWCHLRQAVRTFHLDRVSDVVLSEIASTHGADALPGLFEPTETDVVVELRCRKDVVPLLGEFAARAVVHGKGEYRTVKLRVGDERSLKRLAARLGGDVEIVTPQPAREAARAWAEAGLALYT
- the tatA gene encoding Sec-independent protein translocase subunit TatA is translated as MGLQGWHLLIVLAVILLLFGAAKLPALAKSVGQSARVFKGEMKAMKEEDGPAETPAHQQPQAPTSVTGLTPPPAQGSSQGPTSSS
- the tatC gene encoding twin-arginine translocase subunit TatC produces the protein MSLGDHLREFRKRLIIAAIALVVGMVVSFALGDAIIWAITEPIRIVAERRGDENAVTLMFATVTSAFDLRVRIAFAVGVLISAPVWLWQIWAFLMPGLTRKEVRYTIGFVAAAVPLFFAGAFTGWLILPHLVELMAGFTPNGASNFYDAKYYYDFVFKLLIVVGVSYVTPVFLVALNLAGVMTGREIMKGWRVAIVIATVFAGAATPSADVVSMLILAGILTVLFFAAAGLSMLFDRRKTKREAALLGPIA